GCTTTCCATCAAGgagtacgtgatgagaagatgctcgagaaactggcaacgcacgaggtggaaagcgtcaccacGCTTTTCTTCCTAGCCGACAAGTGTGCCaaggccgctgagggccgcgcatggcactcagccccccaagatggAGTCGccgaggctggtggctccagagctaccgtccagggcggtggcaagaaaaagaagaacaagaaccgcggTCGCGGGGGGCCCAGGCTGGAGCCCCAGTTagctgcagcagcggcagctggGGTTCAGAATGCGAACGGcaagcgcccgcgcccgcaggGTGGCAATGGTggttcatgcccagttcatcccaccgctcgccacagcgccgctgactgccgtgaGATCCAGAAAGttgcgaagcgggtcagtgggcggcgtgagcaggcctccaaggacggctcaccccctcctcgccagtggcctggcaaggagaaagcctccgacagtgAGGCCGCTGCCGTGGAGAAGGGGTTGGGGTATCAATCCCCTGCTCGAGAACTAAAAGGCGTCTACAGCCATGGCGACAccgactctggcgaggacgagcgacgcaagaagctgtacgtgatgtacggcggaagctcgGAACTCTGTCTCCCGGAGAGATGTCAaaacccttcgccgagaggtcctctcGGTGGgctcgggggccactgtcggtaccccgaGACCGGGGTACCCCCTCCTACTGCGTCTGGGcaaggactcgcgtagttatcctaAACTACGCGCTGAAGAGcagagcagccggacccctgcggtccagAGTCCACCTCGCCGGGCCAGCAGCCCCGGACCTGCTCTCTGCTCGggggagggtccggtgacgccacgtgtcccagagaagGCAGCGCCCGGCGCAGATAGCCGGGGGTCCCCGGACCCCCcatgccatccggaccccccggcACGCGGGGAACCAGCATTTCACccaggaggggtccggagccgccacgtgtccgcgggcgcgggcacgagtcttccgccggaagactcgcccacccaccgcatttaatgcgggagGCTGAGACGTGCTCTGTCGCTGCAGAGCACGGGGCAGCCTTTACCAGACTCCACTATtggtcgcgtattaccaaggtgcacagtgcagccgcaggcACCGCGCGCGCGGTGCACGttagtctgccgcattaaatggatgcgACGGCACGGCCCtttccatcataccgcctacgccgcaagctacgcggcaTGAACAGTATGAGTGGCGCAGCCTACCCGGCTAACTGCAAGCGCCGCACCAACATGACAGGGCAAGACCACGCCGGTCGGAGGGTCTGCGCCGGTCAATACATCCATGCGGACGAGGCAGCGAAATCCCGGAATAAGATCTTCCCCAGGCGTAGCACCATAATAGCGCTAGGCGTTATGTTATTTAAATACatccacgttgggcccacctgtcggggtcccaatGGCTATGTACGTGCCTCCCTTTGACTATGAAAGGGGAGCACACGCTAGTCACAGGATAGGTGGACTCAGactctctccctcacactcTCAGCTCCCCAGCTAGAACCACTCTCGAGCAATCTCTTGTGAgcacaggcaatacaacacacagtggatgtagggtattacgctccggagGCCCGAACCACTATAAACcttctgtgttcatcgtgttcttgcatctagatcggactaatcctagctaccccctgagttcATTCTCCCttagggcttaggcgggtgtaTTCTGCCACCCGGCTGGGTTTACCACCCGACAATCTCTTAAATTTTGGGCCATTGAAAGTATGCATGCATCAAATCTAGAAAGGGAAACTGTCGAAGTTCGAGGTTGGATCTTACCGTCCTAGTTGTGGAGACCGCATCATCTGGGACCCTATCAACCAAAGCCTTAGCAACTGCTCTTTGATACTGTGCACATGATGTAAATAAAGAATTATTGGTGTTAATAAAAGCAAAAATGCAGTAAATCCCAGGAAAGAGAAAGATAACATTCTGGTCATAtgatgtttttttcttttgctaaaCCAGGGCCATCAgttcatgcaagaaaattaATACTTGAAGGGGGCAAGTACCATCACAAAAAGTCATATAACTGGTCATTaaataaaaagggaaaaatTTGAAAACAAAGATGTAGCAAgtttaattcaaaatttcaaacctgTTTAATATTTTTACAATAAACGTGAAAAGAAAGTAGCTCCTTCAGAACGTatactatatataaaaaaaaaggcATATTCACAGCATATAGCAGAAACCTGAGTGTACTTCACAACATCCTTCTCAAATGTCTCATAAGTCTGAGCTTCCAAATTATCCATTAGAGGCTGCACCAAAAAAAGGGTCATGATCCATGAGAAAAACAGAGTGCAGACTCTGCAGAGTAACAGGGGTCAAAGGATTTATATTTTGGCTTGAAGGTTTTTTCTCAGATGTAAGGTTGTCACCAGAATAACCTGAATTTGCGAATTATGAAAAATCCATTCCACATTCCATAAAGATTTTTTGAGCAAGTTTGAATTTTTAAACATAAAGGTAGGACAGAGAGTATTATCTGCCATGACATATGAATGCTTTTAGCCTATTTGAAGGCTGTACCAGCGAGGGTGAGATCCTCAGTTTTCTCTCCCTTGAAGTAGTGACCAGCCTTCCATGGAAAGTAAATTTTGACAAAGCTGGCTGAGCATGGGTATTGACCATGGACATTCTCTACACGCGGGAGATGCCGGGATGGGGACTTGGTTTGCTTTATTATGGGggtattttataatttttaccCTTCTAAATAAGATCTTAAATATTTTTTGGGACCAAAAACACCTTGTTGCGATGAGAATagctgaattttgcaaaatttcagtgaaTTTCAATAACACTAAAATCCCTGCTGATGGTATTTGGAAGTAGTAGTAATAACCCAACCCATGAGCCAAGAAATATTAGTTTAAGTATATGAAATCAAGAGCAAATAAATCAGGAATTACCTGGAGAGGGGACTGCAAAAAATCCCTGTAATTGATCTGAATCAAGTAAAAAAAACAAAGGTTAATGAAATATACCAGTTAGACAGTTAAATAATGGGCCATGGCAAGTCTTGGCAGAACAGATACCTCAAAGCATTCCTGCTCAGGAAGTGGATCCATCCTCCGGTATAGGTATGCAGTGTAGTCCAGGTATGGACTTAATGCATGTCGAACAGGGGCATCTAAAGCAACAGTTCAGTTCAATGGTAAGGAAACAAGTTAGGCAATATCTTTGCTAAAAAATGAAAGCATATTTGCATTGAACCTTAGAAAATCAGGTGATTAACTCATACATAGGACAGTAGAATCATAGAGATGCTCACATTGTTATCATAATAAAGGATGAGAGAGCTTAgttttcaacatttgaagttaGGAACTCTGGTGTTTCTTCCCAGTGTTGACTTTAGTAATAAAACTACTTAAGTGTAGTGTGGCCAGTGAAATATTAGTATAAATGGTTACTTTGTCTATCGATAATCATGCGTGGTTAAAGCACACAACAGATGAATATGTTTTGAAGTATGCATGACTAACCTTCAGTGTGGTTCTCATCACCTAAGAGCACTCCTTCAGATACTGGGGGAACATTGTGATTTGATCTCCCAGAGAGTATTACCTAAATAAAACAAAAGGAACTCAATACTGATGTCTGCCACAGAATTCTCAAAAGTCCAACACGGCATATATAAGAAAAAAAGATAAGACAAAATAGAAGCATATACATAGGACTGTTAACTTGAAAGATATGAAAATAAAAAGACTGACTCAGTGTAAggtaaatgcataaaaattaacAAACCTGAATATAATGGTTAAAAAATCCAGTTAGCAGCTTCTGATGCCGCTTTGACAAACAAGGATACCCTCTTCCATTTGTTAGAAAAGCCTGTGATGCAAAATCAAAAGGTGATCAGAATATGCATTTTCATTTCGACAGCACAACAGCATGAATTTGTTAAATCAATAATTTGAATGATTACATTGGTTTGTAGAATAGCTGCCCTTACAGGCTCCCCAAACCACCGGCCTAATGAGTTTATTGATGGCAGTGTGCTCCTGATAAAAGAGTAGTGAATTTTTGTAATGAATGCCAAAGCTATGATATGATAGATTAAAAAATTAACTACTTACGGAAGTACTGGTAGAGGAAAGTATGACACTTACGAAATATCAAGTGCCACACATAGTTGGCTACTATGATCACATAGCAGTCTGAATGAATTCCACAATTCCCATGAGTCTACCATTTCATTCTGCAATTAAAGAAAACAAATAAGTAGTGTCATGTGAAATTTTCATATCACTTACACAGTGTTCCAGGCAACTCTCAATGATAAAAAGAAATACCATATGGTTGTTATTCTTTACTTTATCAAGGTCATCATCCATTGGCTCCGACTTCTCCAAAGGTAGCCTAAGCCACAACTTGAGAAAGAAGAAACAGAAGAAATGTATTAGTAAGATATAAGCATATCTAGAACATAGATACAACTACCGGAaacaagttgaagatggagagcaaTACATGCATGTTGGTCAGGCCTTGCAAAATTTGATTCACAACTCTAGCATAATTGCCACAAGATCTTCTGGGGGCAGGAAGAACGCATGCCTGCAATGAAGTGTgccgaaattcaaattttcttccAAAGGAAAATGCTGCATGAGACAGTAAAGCTTACAATGTAATTGACAACCATCAAAAGTCTAAGATTCTGCATTGGAAGTACTGGAATGGAATTATCCTTATTTCTAGTGCTTGCAAGATGATTACAAACTGGGAAAATTAaccattgtaaaaaaaattaaaaaaaaacggaGGAGACTTATAATGATATATGGCGATCAGGGTTTCAAATCCCAGGGGCGACCCACAGATTACCGACTGGAACTGGGAGCAAATGATGGCAATGAGAATGTTCCACTTTAGGCTGTTTATAGGTGTTTTggaatatactccctccatccatttttggtcagtgctTAAGTCCTGGGCAGTGAGACCAAGGCGAGCTAAATATCCCCCACAATGCATTAATTCCACATCGCATTGTCACTTCGGACTAACACCCACATGCCACCATGGAATGCTTCTGGCCAATGATGATAGAGACCGCGGGGGGCATTACTACAGGATGATGGGAGCACTACGGTTGCGACAAAATTGCTACAAAGAGTCACACACATCCACCCCGAGATAAAACCGGCACTCATCGCTAATACGACAATAAAAATTGGATTTTTCTTCCGTTTGCTTATGCGCTCATCAAAGTTGTTAAAAGTATGAAAGCTGTATGAAATGTGACCGGACCAGCAGCCAGTTACTGGTTCCCGGCAAAGtttggagatttttttttctttacaatGGGTTTGACTTCTGAAATCCTGAAGCCAATGCATTACCCGATAAATTCTTCAACATCATCGGGTTAATTAAAACCTGCTGGTGTTTGAGGCGCCCTCCGCACTTCCCGTGCCGCGTGGCATGCGAAGACGCGTCGCCCGCTAGCCTGGGATGGTCTCCCACAATCCCACTCCACCTCTATGCCCTGCGTGTTGGCAGCACTAAACATTTTTTTCCCACCTTGAACTTTCAATCAACATTATCTCCAAAATATGGTATCCGATTTATAAACGGGTTGCACTACCATATTTCTGGTAGTTAATCCTTCAATTCAAGACCCATATTGATTATGTTTTgatgataaaaaaataataataccttggacccacatgtcatactCATTTTTACCATTGTCCAACCTTTGGCTTGGTCACGAACCAAATGGCAATGTTTCAGCTCTGATTTGGCACTGCCCATGTTTGGCTATGACCGAAATTTGGTTTGAACTACTAGAGTCTTAATTCTTAAATCAAACATGCTTTGGGGCTGTGCAAAACATGACCCTGCAGCTATTAAGGAGAGCAGATGTATATCAAGATAGGCGCTCAAATGCCCCTCCTCAGATTCGTCTGTCCCGAGATGGATTAGTAACTGTCTACCCAATTGCTATTACTAATTCATTACAACATAAGGTTATTAGTAATTATTTTGATCTCTTATTGACACTATTTTGTATTCCCTTGAGACTGATGAGTACTGCAAAAGGATACGTATGACCAGCGAAGGGACATGCTCATGCCTCCTTTAGTTTCAGTGATAAAGAACCTAACCAGTCTTGTTGCCTATATATGAAATTGtataaggatcaccggggtgtccaaccctagagggggaggggtgaatagggtcgctaatccgCTTTCTAActtagggctcaaactacttgcataagataaacctaacatgtcTTACACATGCTAGGGTTTCGGGTTCGTTAAAGGCTGCTGGCTCCTCCACGCACAGCCGCGTTTCCCACACTATTTGACCCCTTCCCACATCGCCACGTCAACTCGGGAGCCCTCAGCGCACGCAGCCAATGGGGGTGGCGCACAGGTGAAGCTCGGCCCCCTGCCCCCCATAATGGCCCCATCTACTTGTGTGGGCCCTACGGGCCATATCTTCTCAATTCTCTCTCACCTTTTCTAAACACCCCCCTCCCCCATGATGGCCCCATCCACTTGTGTGGGCCCTACGGGCCATATCTTCTCAATTCTCTCTCACCTTTTCTAAACATTAACTGTTTGTTTCATATGCCAGACATAGGTTTAAATACATCATCAAGGTCGTATAGGGAATACGATTAATAAGAGTTTAGTCTTAGAAAAATATAATGCTAGAatagaaaattttagaaaattattTTAATACTAATTTCAACGCTAGGCGACATCGACCGTTATATTTTTGCATATAGCATAGACTGCTATATATAGCCACTCATGCTTTGATGAATGATTTGTAGAATGCACACAAAATTATTTGTGAATGCAATCATTTTTAGAGGTAGGTCAGTAGGTGTCTATAGTGATTAATTAAGCATCTGGGCTTACTCGTGAATGTAATTGTCTTAGGATACCATTTTATATATACACTGAGATGCCTAATTATGCAATCTTTCTACTGCAAAAATACCTTTTACAGTGATCTATTATCTGCTAGTACGAATGCCTTTAACAATAAGATGTCTGATTATGCAATCTTTTTGCCACATAAATGGATGTATCAAATTTCAAGCAGCATACCACCAACTGCAAAAATTTTGCCTTCCAATTTCTTTCCCTTCATTTTAGGGGCTCAAATTATAACCTGTTAGCACGTTCATCACCATCTCTGTTAGCAGTTATCTTTTCACAGTTTCAGAAGAAGGTTCTTTTTAGGATCTGCTACGAGAGAGATGCATAGTCTTACTTCCCTGCGGACAAATGCTTGGAATCATTTATCACGTGCTGACTTAAACTGAAAGTTTTCTCTGTATTAGGTCTTCTGCTAAGAAGTGCAAGAAGTGTCCAATCTACTGTGTGCCAATTGAAGAGCACATTCCTGTATATGATGTTTAAACCTCACTAGCTGTGCTTACACCTCAATTTTTTATACATGTGTGTACTGTGAGCTAATTCTACCAAGGAGCTTGTGGGATAATTGAAACCAGATCTCTTTGATTGAACAAAATATCAAGATTTCACTAGCACTTCTAATTCTGTACTCGGCCACGTCTATATATATAATGTTATCATGATAGGGCGCGCAAAGCGAGCGGGATGTTCTAGTAATGATCAATGGCTGGTGTCAGACAAAGGGGTGAATGAATTATGAACAGTGCAATGAGAAACTGGACCTGCAGCGAGAGGTGAGATGCCCAAGCGATCTCCTGCTTCAGCGTGAGCTCGGAGTCCAACCGGAGCTGCTCGTCCTCCGCGTCCAAATCGATCCACTCGCTGATCTTCCCGACGACGTGGTTGCTCCACTGGGCCGGGCCGAGGACGAGGTCCGACGCCGACACGGGCAGCACGGCGCCGGGCGCGGGCCGGTAGTTGGGGTCGACCTGCAGCGCGGAGCAGAGCACGTCAGACTGAGCAGGGGAGTGGAGGAGAAGAAGGCGGCGGGTTGCAGCGGCAGCAGCTCGGTACCCACCAGCGGGGCGAGGATGAAGTCGAAGGAGGAGGCGAGGGAGTGATTGAGGACGGCGGGGAGGCCCTCGCCGGCGGGGAAGTCGAGCACCTCCACCCCGCAGTAGCGGGAATCGCTCTTGTCCCCTGCGCGCTGCCCCAGAGGCATCTCCGCCAAACCTGAGAGTATATGCGCTTCTCCGCGTCCGATACTGGTGtgccactcgccgccgccgccgccgccggggaaggaGGGGAGAGGCCCTGgtgcggctagggtttaggggttTGAGCGGCGGGAAGAGAGCAGGGGACGGCGTCTTGGCGCTTGGCGGCTGGCTCTGATTTCTCtcttatttttccttttttttcctttttgcagttGATTTGTGTTTCCTTTTCGCATATTGGCGTGTGGGACCCGCATTAGGTTAGCCTCTTTTTTTTGAACTCGCATTAGGTTAGCCTTGGCTCTACACTTACCGTTTCTCAAACGAAGGCCGTGatggcaaaaaaaattttggcaaacaacattacatcaaatatttggacacatgcatagagtactaaataaaatctatttacaaaattttttacatagatgggttgtaaatcacaaaatgaatctaatgagcctatttaatccatgatttacaataataatgctacagtaatcatctgctaattatgaattaatcatggattaattaggcttgttagattcgtctcacgatttataACCCATccattcaaaaaaatttaaaaatagacttcatttagtactccgaaataatAAGAttcattttcaaatttttttacgGATAAAGATACATTCAAAATCACATGCTCAAAATACTTTGTTTATAGGTTATTATTCTGCGATATCATAGAACGGATGTAGGAGTAATTTTGCAGTTGATGTACTGCATCTTGCTATGTTCTATGACATGTTTTATGTAAAAAAGAGACTTTTTGTGATGTTATAGCCCATTATTATTACTGCAAAAGTAAGCTACACTAATAATGAGACACGGTGTTATATTTGTAGGCTTCCGCCTTTTCATCGTTTTGTTTCTCATATGGCAGCTAGggatcaattttttttctcatgtTACTGCTGTGCAAACATTTGATACCATGTATTGCATCTCATCATGGTAGGTGTTTGGTTATTCATTACAAGACGTATTCGTTTTGTTGGGGCAAAACTTTGATGGttagggcgtgtttagttgGCGAAAAAGTTTAggttttggtattgtagcatatttttgttgttatttgacaattaatgtctaattatgaactaattagacttaaaagattcatcttgtaTGAAAACAAttatactgtgtaattaattattttttcaactccatttaatgctccatgcatatgtccaaaGATTGGATGTGACGGTactaaacatggccttattGCACCGGCATTATTTATGCAATATAAAAGTATATAATTTAATATAGTAATTATTAATAAATATGTTTCACCGAATTAAATTTAAAGATGTTGTATGTGATTATAATTAGCTTATGCCTTGCAATAAAAAGCTGACTAGTTTCTTTCTTATGCATTTATAAGTTGTATAGGCAGACAAACTGAACCTTTACCTTTTTATGTCCACTCATTAAAAGAATTAAGTTTAACTTAGTACTAGGATTTATTTAAAGCTGGATACAATAGAAATCTGGGATCCGAGACTCATCGAATAAAATCTAGTTCAAGCATATCGTCACAAAATTCCATACCGTGGTTCAGCTTGCTAGATGAACAAAATTCTCTCTGGGAGGCAATCAGTGTTTTTTTCTGCCTAGTTTTATCTTTCAATACAATATGAGATCAGCATAGGCAATCAATGAACATCCTTCTTAAAAAATTCCTATACTAGGAGTTTAGCACCAAGCTATATCCCCATATCCTCTTTGAAATCTGTAGTTGAGTGTGCTAAACCACACTAGAGATCAAATCGTGGGAACACCAACAACACCCTCAACACCAACAACACCGCTATCAAGTATAGATGAAAACCAAATTAAAATCAAACAAAAGACCCAGTTGGTTCACTTATTGTCTAAACAATTATTTTTAAACCGTAAAAACACCTTTGAGTTTAAAGGGGAGAACATAgcctatctatatctatatatcctatatagatagcacccactaactatttctctcttcatgcaaggtgtccacatcattctccACTAAGTGTCCCACTAAATTTTAACTAccttattaattataaaaaatattcattCTTATATAGATAGCACCCActaactatttctctcttcatgcaaggtatccacatcattctccactaagtgtcccactaaatttcaactaccttattaattataaaaaatattcatgtcatctctacaatatgcaatacttttagtctttaattaactaaaataaaatcatatacatatgttattttttcatcacctattcttctataatgtgatcaaatattatattggtgtttcttctttTAGCTTATCGATTTTTACGAGATTCAATAAATAAGAAAATATCCATATGAtctctactatgtgcaatacttttaatctttaatctatttacataaagtcatatacatactctatttttgcaatacttttaatctttaatctattaaggTAAAGactcatatacatactctatttctttgagcacctattcttttataatgtgatcaaatattctattgacgttagtttatcgatttctaccagattttgataaaaaataacatgcaagtaaaattcatatcaaCTATATAACCTATATAGATGACACCTACTAaagtcattaactctatttctcttaACATGCAAGTTATTCGCATCATATAGGAATCCATTATATCAAATGCCACATCAACGTCCACTAGGACCATCTATTTATGTTTTCCATCGATTTTTTATGAATGTTGTCATGCAATCATCTTAAtttttctactttcaaatttcacgttaaatttaagaaatcccgcagcaacgcgcggggtatcACCTAATTTATACAAGGCTTGGCCCCTCCAAAGAGCCCTCGTGTGCCCCAACCTACCGGTAAGTAGGAACCTAACAAATTCTTAGATCTTTCTTTAAAAAACGAATTCTTAGACCTATTTGACAGGATTTATAGTATTTCAATTTGCAGGTTTCCAATTACTAGCTCCAATCAATCATGCACCTCGGCTCGGCATGGCTCCTGAACATCTCGGTCCATGCTGCTGACATGGTGCCAACGAGGCGACGTACCTGACATTTTAACGGGTTACTGTCACTGTCCACGCTCTGCTGTCCTCACTCCTCACCAGTTTGTTCCCTTTGGTTTGCTGACAGTTTATCGAGTGTTGGTTTATTTTAAGGTAAAGACTCTATACCAGCCGGTTGTTTTTTTTCCAACGGAACGGCCGATTGGATCCACCGCCCATCGGCCATCCAACGAGCGCGCGCTGCCGCGCGCCGTGATCCCCCCGACAGACTGGTCCCACGTCCACCAAACGACCGCCACCCGGTCCCACCTTCCAGAACTCAGAGGGCATTTTTATTCAAAACATTTGGTCGCGCGCCATTTCATTTCCTCCCTCATACTCTCTCTCTAGGGTTAGCGCTCTCTCTATCTCCCCCGCTCTCACATCCACCCAGAGATTTTGAGTGATTTTGGCCCCATCGCACCACCGGTGAGGGGGAGGCCAGCGATTGAATCATCGGGGGATCGCACCCAGGTGAGCATTTCATCCAGCGCGCTCGCATCTCTCGATCCCCACGATTTTGACCAAGTTTtcctcattttttttttgcccttttTGTTCATCGAAGTCATCGATACCGAGCACCTGAAATCTAGAACTGTAGGAGGTGTGTTGGAATTGCAGATTCTAGGTAGGTAAGCATACCCTCTAGTACCAGCATCTCTCTCTACAAACTCGTCTATGATTTTGTTGGTTTTGGGGGGTGAGGGGGGATTTTCCCCTGCAGCAGCATCTCACAGGCTTGGAATCCGTGGTGCAGGACCAGGTTAGCTCCCCCCACTTCTCTCCCCCCACATCCTGTTCCACCTATTTCTCCCCCCTTTTTTTCATCCATCTCTGATCCCCCGCATGGTTTTGGTTTTGAAAAGGGAAACATCTCTGCAGGGTATTTGCTTCATGCGCAGGTCTGCATGTGTCAAAAGGCGTAGGAGCAGCAATCAGGTACGTGATCTCTTCTACTTTCTGTGCCTCATCCCATCAGATTCACACAGACCTCACCTCCACGAAGCACATGCTCATGtggttgtttcttattttttttaggTTGGAAGGATCTCTGTTACTGGCTTTTTCCTCAGCCCCTCAAATACACTGGAAGGATATCTGATATTTTTTAAGTTCACAATAAGTGAGTAGAACTGTCCCTTCCTTTTAATGCTTGTACTGCTACATTTTTTTAGTACTAGAGATTCTGTATGTTCAGTGCATTTGTCAGTGTGTTTGGCTTATATTCTGGTAGTGGTTTTGTTTGGGATGTGTAGAGAGGTAGGGGCTATTAAGATAGTTTTTTGGGTTTTTGTTACGGTCCAGACATGCAAATTGGATGTTATTTCTGCTATGCTCAACAGATGAAAAATAGACAGTAGCATACCCAGGGCAACTGAATAATGCAAATCAGTTTTCTTATTTAATTATGCATAGTATGCAAATCAGTAGCATACCCAAGACATTATCTGACCCCTGAAATCTTATTTTCTTTGCATTTCCAGCATCCAACTCTGAACATTTGCAATCATAAATTACAATGCCTGGAGCACAGAAGAAGCAGCAAGGCCGGGGGGCAGCATCCCAAGATGTGTGCCACATATCTGCTTCACACTGTCATTTTTTTACTAATATGTCATGCTTCACATTTTTGTTTAGGCAATAATACTATCCTGATCTAGACAAATTCATTCATTAGATTAGTCAACTTCTTAGTTAAATATTGCTACATTAAATGTTTTTCAGATGTAATAATATTATTGATGACTAGGCAAATTTATTCATCGGAGTAGGTAACTTTTCATTCATATATTGCTACACTAATAATGTTTGGTAATGTTTTTAGACGTATGCAATAATACTTTTCTGATCTAGGCAATAATACTTCTAATGTAGGCAAATTCACCCACCAGATTAGGCAACTTTCTCATTTTTTTCCAAATGTTTTTCATTTAAATGTGTGCAGTCTCGAAGAAACAGGGCATTCCCTGCTAGACTCATCAAGTTATATGAAGAGTTGACTGGACCTCAGCGCAAGATGATTCGTGACATCGATTTTGATGGGCTGCTGCAGATTCAGTGTTCCACAATTCCAGCAAGATTCACCAATTGGCTGTTCACTGCGCCGCAAACTTGCATCACATAAGGGCGCCTGAGTACAGTAGGAAGGATTTGCAATGCTTTCATCTAGAAAATCATAATCAAATTCTGGGGGGAACTCATTCAAATCCATGGTGCCtgaaaataaattttttatgAATAAATGGACAACCAGCAAGCAAAAATGTGATTATAGAAAGGCATAGTAGACAATTTTGTCAAGCAATTTTCTATCACAAAGCTAACAATTGTTCAACATCTTTTTTTTGCAGCATACAACAAGGTGCAACTGAGAAGTGCAAATGGATGGTCGGTGATTAT
This window of the Panicum virgatum strain AP13 chromosome 1K, P.virgatum_v5, whole genome shotgun sequence genome carries:
- the LOC120645102 gene encoding protein arginine N-methyltransferase 5-like isoform X3, which encodes MPLGQRAGDKSDSRYCGVEVLDFPAGEGLPAVLNHSLASSFDFILAPLVDPNYRPAPGAVLPVSASDLVLGPAQWSNHVVGKISEWIDLDAEDEQLRLDSELTLKQEIAWASHLSLQACVLPAPRRSCGNYARVVNQILQGLTNMHLWLRLPLEKSEPMDDDLDKVKNNNHMNEMVDSWELWNSFRLLCDHSSQLCVALDISSTLPSINSLGRWFGEPVRAAILQTNAFLTNGRGYPCLSKRHQKLLTGFFNHYIQVILSGRSNHNVPPVSEGVLLGDENHTEDAPVRHALSPYLDYTAYLYRRMDPLPEQECFEINYRDFLQSPLQPLMDNLEAQTYETFEKDVVKYTQYQRAVAKALVDRVPDDAVSTTRTVLMVVGAGRGPLVRVSLQAAEQTGRKLKVYAVEKNPNAVITLHSLIKLEGWESLVTVISSDMRCWDAPEKADILVSELLGSFGDNELSPECLDGAQRFLKPDGISIPSSYTSFIQPITASKLHNDIKAHKDIAHFETAYVVKLHRIATLTPPQQVFTFTHPNFSPNASNQRYTKLQFEMPPDMGSCLVHGFAGYFDSVLYKDVHLGIEPNTATPNMFSWFPIFFPLRKPIYVPDRSPIEVHFWRCCAPTKVWYEWAVTTPTPSPIHNSSGRSYWVGL